The following coding sequences lie in one Sporomusaceae bacterium FL31 genomic window:
- the mcpB_2 gene encoding methyl-accepting chemotaxis protein McpB — translation MLAKLKIGTKISLGFAIMLLILLILSGNSFFSLKSAQKQLVEIGTANERLVTALKIDSAFTEAVSNVRAYIAYGDEKYLGYAEEQLQTALILEAALLEKAREEKKPEVRQLLEQTEQYKNMAFRDLAPLVRTYHQRFNAGDYAQANQLKEQYSSVLKTMIPFATQINTLTGKFAGYNEEIFNNNLNLSLKDSEQIVFLSLMISLLALAAGIALSFFLTRIIRNPIIEMLAGAKKYSAGDLSDAIQVTAKDELGELADAFNQMRQSFVEMLHNIATSAEQVAAASEQLTASAEQSAQAANQVAVTITAVAQGSEQQLLSVQESSTAVHGMSSNFQQVSVKAKEVTNIAGQTATSAKQGSVVVSDAIRQMTNIQENVMTSAQVVAKLGDRSKEIGQIVSTIASIAGQTNLLALNAAIEAARAGEQGRGFAVVAEEVRKLAEQSEGAADQIAAMIQEVQHDTDQAVYSMGNGTREVKAGTEVVQRAGQAFHEIETLVNEVLNQINSITAAIQQAANNTRQIVDSVQAIDQVSRTTASQTQTVAAATQEQSASMEEIASSSQTLAKMAEDLQMAIGQFKL, via the coding sequence TTGTTAGCCAAGCTAAAAATCGGTACTAAAATCAGCCTGGGATTTGCCATTATGCTGCTTATTTTATTAATCTTAAGTGGGAACTCATTTTTTTCCCTCAAATCAGCTCAGAAACAGCTGGTCGAAATCGGTACAGCCAATGAACGTCTTGTAACGGCCTTAAAAATTGACTCGGCCTTTACCGAAGCGGTCAGCAACGTCCGAGCCTATATCGCCTACGGGGATGAAAAATACCTAGGATACGCTGAAGAACAGCTGCAAACTGCACTCATACTGGAAGCGGCTTTATTAGAAAAAGCCCGTGAAGAAAAAAAGCCGGAGGTCCGGCAGCTGTTAGAACAAACTGAACAATATAAAAACATGGCTTTTCGGGATCTTGCACCATTAGTACGCACTTATCATCAGAGATTTAATGCAGGTGATTATGCTCAGGCCAACCAGCTCAAAGAACAATATTCAAGTGTTCTGAAAACCATGATCCCCTTTGCGACCCAAATTAATACCCTGACAGGCAAATTTGCCGGCTATAACGAGGAAATTTTCAATAACAATTTGAATTTGTCATTAAAAGATTCTGAACAGATTGTCTTCTTATCGCTAATGATCAGCCTGCTGGCTCTAGCTGCCGGCATTGCCCTTAGCTTCTTTTTAACCCGCATCATTCGTAATCCAATTATCGAAATGCTGGCAGGAGCTAAAAAATACTCTGCCGGCGATTTAAGTGATGCCATCCAGGTTACAGCCAAAGATGAATTAGGCGAACTGGCTGATGCATTTAATCAAATGCGCCAAAGCTTTGTCGAGATGCTCCATAACATTGCCACATCGGCTGAACAGGTTGCAGCCGCTTCGGAGCAGCTTACGGCCAGTGCCGAACAATCAGCGCAAGCTGCCAACCAAGTCGCGGTAACTATCACCGCTGTTGCTCAGGGAAGTGAACAGCAGCTTTTATCGGTTCAGGAAAGTTCAACGGCAGTCCACGGAATGTCATCAAACTTTCAGCAAGTTTCTGTAAAAGCCAAAGAAGTCACCAATATTGCCGGTCAAACAGCGACTTCGGCTAAACAGGGCAGTGTCGTCGTTTCCGATGCCATCCGTCAAATGACTAATATTCAGGAGAATGTCATGACATCCGCTCAAGTGGTTGCCAAATTAGGTGATCGTTCGAAAGAAATTGGGCAAATTGTTAGCACCATTGCCAGTATTGCCGGACAAACCAATTTGTTAGCCCTCAATGCGGCAATCGAAGCCGCCCGTGCAGGTGAACAAGGGCGAGGCTTTGCTGTTGTTGCTGAAGAAGTCCGTAAGCTTGCCGAACAGTCAGAAGGTGCCGCCGATCAAATTGCCGCTATGATTCAGGAAGTACAGCACGATACCGATCAGGCCGTATATTCTATGGGTAATGGAACACGCGAAGTAAAAGCCGGTACTGAAGTCGTACAGCGAGCCGGACAGGCTTTTCATGAAATTGAAACACTGGTTAATGAAGTATTGAATCAAATCAACTCCATTACTGCTGCCATTCAGCAGGCCGCCAATAATACCAGACAAATTGTGGACTCGGTGCAAGCCATTGATCAGGTCAGCCGTACTACAGCCAGTCAAACCCAGACAGTCGCAGCCGCTACTCAGGAGCAATCGGCTTCGATGGAGGAAATTGCATCTTCCAGTCAAACCTTGGCAAAAATGGCCGAAGATCTGCAAATGGCCATTGGCCAATTTAAACTATAA